The genome window CTCCCGCAGGCCCCGCGCCATGAGCTCGGGAACGTCGCCGGGCGCGGTGACCGTGCCGACGGTCGCGCCGTAGACGATGCCGATCACGAGGAAGAACAGCATCAGCACCACGGCGACGTTGTCCATCAACGGCGAGTCCACGATGGACCCGCCGTCGCCGCGCAGCGGCGATCCGGAAGGCAGCACCGCCAGGACGACTCCGGCCAGGAACGCGGCGGCGGCGACCAGCGCGCGCCGCACGCCGGTCCTCTCCTCGGCGGACAGCGTCATGTCGGGCAGCTCTTCGACGTCGGTGAGCTCCGGCTCGGCGCGGTTCATCGCGGCCACCCTGCGGGCGACGACGAGCTCGGTGATCACCGTGATGCTGATCGCCAGGACCACGGAGGACACCGCGGAGAAGTAGTAGTTCGACACCGGCGTGACGGCGTAGCCGGGGTCGATCGTGTGCGCGGCCGACGTGGTGACGCCCGCGAACACCGCGTCGCTGCCGGTGATGACCAGGCCGATGCTGCTCGCGCCACCGACCGACACGTAACCGACGACGGCACCGATCACCGGGCTGCGCCCCACCGCCCGGAACGCGACCATCGCGAGCGGGATGATCACCACGAACGCCGCATCGGAGGCCACCTGGCCGAACATCGACGTCAGGGCGACGGCGAAGGTGACGAGCCTGGGCGGCACCCGCGACAGGGCACCGCGCATCATCGCGGGCAGCAGGCCGGTCTTGTCGGCGACCGCGACGCCGAGCATCACCACCACGATCAGGCCCAGCGGCGGAAAGTTGACGAAGTTGTCGATGAGGTCGCCGAGCATCATCCGCACGCCCTCACCGGAGACGAGGCTGCGCACGGCGATCCGCTCCCCGTCGGCGGGCGAGACCGCCGACACCCCGAGCGCGGCCAGCGGCCAGCTCGCCAGGACCACCAGCCCGCCCAGGATGACGAACAGCCAGAACGGATGGGGCAGCTTGTTGCCGACCCGGTCCACGACCTCGAGCGCACGGAGCACCAGCGAGGTTCCCGGCCGCTCCCGAACCGCTCGACGCACGCCGCCACCGCCTTCCACCTGAAAACTTGTGCGCGAATGCAACACCACGGCGCGAGGATGTGTCAATCGAAAGCCTGTAATCGGGCGCATCGTTCCCATTAGGATGCCCACGTGGATGCTCTCGACGACGCCGACCTCGACCTGATCGCGGCACTGCAACTGGCCCCCCGGGTGCCGCTGAACGTCATCGCCGACGTGCTCGGCAGCTCGGCCACCACGGTGGGCAGGCGGCTGCAGCAGCTCCAGCGGCGGCGCCTCGTGCGGGTGATCTCCACGGTGCACTGGTCGCTGATCACCAGCGGCAACCCCTACGTGGTGTGGATCCGCTGCGAGCCCGGACGGACCGAGCAGGTCGCGGCCGCGCTGCAGGCCGTGCCGGAGGCGCAGTCGATCCTGATCACCACCGGGGACGCCGACATCCACTGCACCATCTACCCGCTCGCCGGCACCGACGCGAGGCGGTTGCTCTCGCGCGACCTGCCGAGCATTCCCGGCGTCGCGTCCCTGCACTCGGAGCTCGTGCTGCGCCCCGTCCGGCAGGGCATCGACTGGCGCATCGGACGGCTCACCACCGAGCAGGCGGCGGCGCTCTCCCAGCACGGGCTACCGGGCACCGGCGGCGAGCCGCGGACCGTCCCGCCGCTGAGCACCACCGAGTTCGAAGTCCTGCGACTGCTGTTCGACGACGGCCGGATCTCGGCGGCGCAGGTCGCCCGCGAGCTCGGCCTCAGCAGGTCGACCGCCTACCGCGTCATCCAGTCCCTGCTGGACGGCGGTGCCGCGAGACCGCGGGTCGAGGTCGAGCCCGCCGCGGTGGGCTTCCCGGTCACCGCGCTGTGCGCGGTCAAGGTCCAGCCGCGGCACATCCCGAGCGCGCTGGACGCGCTCTCCCGGCACCCCTCCGGCCGCTTCACCGTCATGGTGGCGGGCAGCTCCGCGCTCATCCACCACGGCGTGTTCCGCGGCGAGGACGATCTGGCGTCGTTCGTCACCGACGAGCTCGGCGCGCTACCCGGCGTGCGGGAGACGGCCATGTCCATCGCGCTGGGAGTGCTGCGCAGGCAGTGGATCGACCGCGAGGAGGACGTGCTGCTCGGCGAACGCCGGCACGACATCCTCGCTCGCCGCACGGCCGGTGGACCAGCCGAAGGCACCGGCTGAGCGGAACCCCGCGCTCAACCGCGCTGGCACGCCGGGCACCACACCGTCGTCCTCCCCGCCACCTGCCCCCGGCGCAGCGTCCCGGAACAGCGCGGGCAGCGTTCGCCCGGGTCGTCGCGGTGCCCGGTGAGCCAGGACGGCCGGTCCGGCACCCGCCCCGCGCGCTCGGCCTGCCGCAGCACCGAGCGCATCGTCCGGTGCAGGGACCGCCAGCGGTCGCCGTCGAGCTCGGTGGTCGGCGTCTTCGGGTCCAGCCGGGCACGCCAGAGGATCTCGTCGACGCACAGGTTGCCCAGCCCGGCCACCGTCGACTGGTCCATCAGCGCCGACTTCAGCGTGCGCCGGCCCCGGCCGACGCACGCGCGGAAGTCCCGCAGGGGCACCGCCGCCGCGTCCGGTCCGAGCTCGCCGAGGAACCCGTCCACCTCGGACCGCCGGACGACCCGCATGCCCTTGAGCTTGCGCATGTCCCGGTAGCGCAGGACGTCCCTGGTGAGGTGGAGCACCACGCGGTCGTGGGCGTGGACGTCCTCGCCGGGCGGGCAGCGCAGCAGCATCCCGGTCATGCCGAAGTGCACGAGCAGCCACGGCGGATCGTCCCCGTCGCGCGACGAGGTCGGCAGCACCAGCCACTTCCCGTGCCTGCGGGCCTCGCCCAGGTATCGGCCTCGCACCTGTTCGACGGGACCGCGCACCACCTGCGGATCGAACACCTCCACGTCGCGCACCCGCTGGCGCCCGGCCTCGGCGGCCACTCGGCGGAAGCCCTCGACATCGGGCAGCTCAGGCATTCCTCGTGGCTACCCCGGCGGGATCGGCTTGATGCCGTTGACGTGGAGTGTTCGCTACGTGGAGTTCGCGCGCTGACAGGGCACCTAAGCGTCACCCCGCTATGTACGGCGAGCCGCCGTCCGCCCCTGCGGTCCAGACGGCGGTTCGAATTTGGACGAGTGGTCACCGGTCGTTCATGTGATGGGAGCAGGGCGGCCCAGCGTGCCGGTTAGCTTCACGACCACCGCACAAGGAGGTCCAATTGTTGGGGAAGTGCCCGGGCACCGCGCTCGCGACCGGCTCGCTCGTGCTCCTGCTGACGAGCACCGCATCGGGGTCTCCGGCCGCGCAGGCCGAGCCGGAGTGGACGAGCCGGGAACTCGCACCCGGCGTCGAGGTCCGCAGTGGTGTGTTCGGTGCTCCTTCCGGCGATCAGCGCTGGACCGTGACGGTCCGGATCCCTGGCGGCTCGGGGTCCGGTGGCTCGGACCCGGATGCCCCGGCGACGGAGCTGGGCACCGAGGCCGACGCCCACGCGCTCGGCCGGGAGCTGACCGGCGCCGGGTTCGCGCCCCGGGTGGAGCAGGTCGCCTGGCCGATGTTCGCCGACACACCGCGCGGCGCGCTGGGCTGGCGCGTGCGGGTGGGCGAGTTCGGCACCAAGGACCAGGCGAGCGCTGAAGCGAGCAGGATCGCGGCGGCCGGACACCAGGCGGCCGCGGACTGGACCGGCTACGACGGCGAGTCGGCCGGAGGCCCCTGGCGCGTGCACGTCGCGGTGGTGGATCCGAAGCGGTTCGGCGGCCGCGTGCAGGCTTCCCACGGGCAGGCCGTGACCGGCCGCGAGACCACCTCGGCGATGTCCTCGGCGGCCAACGCCGTGGTCGGCGTCAACGGCGGCTTCTTCACCATGCAGGACGAGGACGGCATCCCCGGCGAGCCCGCCGGCGTCGGCGTCTACGGCGGGCGGCTCCAGAGCGAGGCCACCAACGGCCGGGTGGCTCTTCGGCTGGGCCGGTCCCCGAAGATCGAGCAGCTCGCCACCGCCGTGTCGGTGCGTTCGGGCCGCGCGCAACGCGTGGTGAACGGGATCAACCGCAAACCCGGCATCATCCGCAACTGCGGACAGCCCGGGGGCGTGCCCACCGAGCGACCGCAGCACGACGTCACGTGCACCAACCCCGACGAGCTCGTACTGCTCACGCCGCAACTGGGCGGGCAGGCCCCGGCCGGCGAGGGCGTCGAGGCCGTGCTCGACGCCCAGTACCGGGTCACCGCCCTGCGCCCACGTGGCGGTCCGGTTCCAGCCGACGGCCATGTCCTGCAAGGGATCGGCAACGGCGCGACCTGGCTGACCGACCACGCCAGGACCGGCACCCCGCTCGTCGTCGACCAGCAGGTCCGCGCAGGCAGGAGCGCGGTTCCGCTGGCGGGCAACGACATCGTCAACGGCGGTCCGTGGTTGGTGCGCGACGGGCGGGAGTACGTGGACGCGGCCACCGACGGCATCGTGCATCCGGATGACCCCTCTTTCGTCTACGGGTGGGGAGTGCGGCGCCAGCCGCGCACCATGGCCGGCATCGACGAGGCGGGCCGCCTGCTGCTGGTCACCGTCGACGGGCGCCAGCCGGACAGCAGCGCGGGCTTCACCCTGCTGGAAGCGGCGCGCTTCATGCGTTCGCTGGGCGCCGTGGACGCGATGAACCTCGACGGCGGCGGCTCGACCTCGTTCGTCGTCGACGGAAAGCTGGCCAACTCCCCGTCCGACCCCACCGGCGAACGTGCCGTCGGAGACGCCCTGGTGGTCGTCCCCGGGCGCTGAGGCCCGGCGACCGGACAGGTCGTTAGGGCCTGATCTCGTAGACGAGGTTGAACGGGGTCTGCGTGGCGCGCCGGAACCGGGTGAAACCGGCGTCGGCGGCCACTCGGCGGGTCGCGCTCTCGCCGGCCTGGGCACCGAGCGCGTATCCGCCCGGCTGGGAAAGGGCGTTGGGCACGCAGAGGAACGTGGAGCCGCTGTAGTACAGCCGTCCGACGGGGTTGAAGTTGTCCTCCACGTCGTCGGCGGCGTTGGGCTCGACCAGCAGCCAGGTCCCGTCCGGTGCCAGCGCCCGCCGCACCTGGCGGGCGGCACCGAGCGGGTCGCCCATGTCGTGCAGGCAGTCGAACATCGTCACCAGGTCGAAGTCGCCGCCGGTGAAGGACTGCGCGGTGGAGACCTCGAAGGTGACCCGGTCGGTGACCCCGGCCCTGGCGGCCTGCTTGCGGGCCAGCTCGATCGACTCGGCGTGGTAGTCCGAGCCGACGACGGTGGTGCGCGGGTATGCCTGGGCGATCAGCACCGAGGTGGAGCCGAGTCCGCAGCCGAGGTCGGCCACCCGGGCACCGGCGGTGAGCTTCGCGTCGACCCCCTCCAGCGCCGGGATCCAGCTCGCGACCAGCTCGGCCACGTAGCCGGCCCGGTAGAAGGCGTCGCAGCCGACGAAGACGTCCTCGTGGTGCTCGTGCCAGCCGAACCCGGCACCGGTGCGGAACGCTTCGGTGATCCGGGGTTCGGCGCGCAGCATGCCCAGCGCGACGAGGAACGCGGCGGGCAGGTTCGGGCCGTTCGGGTCGGCCAGGCAGAACGCCTGTTCCTCGCTGAGCGAGAACTCCCCGGTCGCCGGGTCGTAGCCGACGTAGCCGCCGGCGGCCTGACCGCGCAGCCACTCGGTGAGGTAACGCAGGTCGTACCCGGTCCGCTCGGCGAACTGGTCGGGCGTCGCCGGGGCCTGCGCCAGCGCGCGGTAGAGGCCGAGCCGGTGACCGATCACGACCGAGCCGGCGGCCTCCGTCGCGGCCAGGTCGGTGACGAACCGCCCGAGGAACTCGTCGACCTTGCTGTGGTCCATCGCGGCCCCCTCCCGTCGGCCCGGACTCACACCGCTCTAGCACCGCCCGCACCGGTGCCGTAGGGCCGACAGACCCTGCTCATCCGGTGGTGGCCCTGCTGGGTGGCGGAGATACCGTCAGGTGTGGACGACACCTGGGCCGGTTTGGCCGACCAGTTCGCCGACGAGGCTTACGCCTCGGTGAAGGGGCGCGTGCGCACCTACGTGTTGCACCAGCAGCTGCTCGAGCATCTGCCGCCGCCTCCGGCGCCGGTGCTCGACGTCGGCGGCGGCGCGGGCCACCAGTCGTTTCCGCTGGCCCAGGCCGGCTACGACGTGACGTTGCTCGACCCGTCGTCGGCGATGCTGGACAAAGCCCGACACCGACTCCAGCGGCTGTCCGGTGAAGCCCGGCGACGGGTGACGCTCCTGGAGGCCGACGGCGAGAACGCCGCAGAGGCGGTGAACGGCCGGCGCTTCGCCACCGTGCTGTGCCACGGCGTGCTCGGCTACCAGGAGCAGCCGGAGCCGTTGGTCGACCAGCTTTGCCGGTGCGCTGCCCCCGACGGCGTGGTCTCGATCATGGCGGGCAACGCGAACGCGATGGCGGTGCGCCCGGCCCTGGAACGGCGGTGGGACGACGCTCTGGCGTCGTTCGACGCCCGCGGCGAGGTCGGGGTGCTGGGAGTGCCGACCCGAGCCGACACGGTGGAGGAGCTCAGCGCGCTCGTGCGGGACCGCGGCGTGGAGCCACTGCGCTGGTACGGGGTGTGGCTGTTCGTCGACTGGCTCGATTTCAGCGGAGCCGAGCTGGACCCGGGCGACTCGAAGGAGGTGGCGGCGGCCGCCGCGGTCGAACTCGAAGCCGGCAGGCGCGACCCCTACCGCCGGCTCAGCCGCGTCTTCCACCTCGTGGGGCGCAAAGTTCCGAGCTGACGGGACAACAGCGGCCAGGTGCTGAGGTCAGCCCGCGCGGTTGCCCCGAAGCGTCGCCCCGGTCCGGGCGTACTGGCCCGGGGCAATGCCCAGGACCCGCTTGAAATGCCGGGTGAGGTGGGACTGGTCGTAGAAGCCGGCCGCGGTCGCCACCTCGCCCGGGGGTCGTCCGTCGAGGAGCAGCCGGCGGGCGAGGTCGACGCGGCGGGACGTCACGTACTGGTGGGGTGCGATGCCGAACGCGGCGCTGAACGCGCGTACGAGGTGCGCCGGGTGGGCGTGCAGCAGGCTCGCGCTCTCGGCCAACGTGGTGCCTTCGAGGAGGCGCTCGTCGAGGATGTCGCGGAGATCCTGTGCGATGCCGCGGCCAGGCACCGCGCCGGCGATGGACGCACTGGGGCGCAGGTGCTCGCGCAGCCGCTGGCCGACGAGGGCCAGGCGGCTCTCCGCCTCGAGCTCGTCTCCCCGGTTGGCGAGTGCGGTGTGCAGCTGTCCGACACGTGCGCGCAGCACGGGATCGGTGAGGTCCGGACCGTCGACCGCCGGCCCGATGAAGCTCTCGTCCAGCAGCGTCGTGTCGAGGTAGAGCACCCGCTTGCGGAAGCCGTGGGAAGTGGCAGCCGAGCCGTTGTGCGGGACGTGCGGGGGCAGCAGGCTGACGGTGTCGCCCGGGGTGCCGCGCTCGTGGTGGTCCAGGTCGTAGCGGACCGCCCCGTCGTCGACGACCAGCAGCGTCCAGGCGTCGTGGACGTGCATGGGGTACACGTGCTCCGTGAAGTGGGCGTGGAGAACCTCCGTGACGCCCGGGACCGACGGGCGCCACGCGGAGATTTCCTGCTGGGACGCCATGCAAAGAACGTACAAGACGACGGGGGCGCGCGGCCCGCACCATCCGGGGCATGAGAACGACGCAAGGGACTGAGAGCCAGGCCGGTGCAGGGGCGGAGAACGCGCCGGTTCGCTTCGACACGAAGATCGCCGTGCTGTTGCGCGACGACCTGGAGTCCTGGCAGCGGCTGAACGTGACCGCCTTCGCCGTCAGCGGCCTCGGCACCGCCGCACCCGAGGTGATCGGCGAGCCGTACGCCGACGCCGACGGCACCGCGTACCTGCCCATGTTCCGCCAGCCCGTGCTGGTCTTCGCGGGAACGAAGGAGGTGCTCACCACCGCGCACGGCCGTGCGCTGTCCCGCTCGTTGCCGACGGCCGTGTTCACCTCGGACCTGTTCGGCACCGGCAACGACCGGGACAACCGGGCAGCCGTGCGGGCGGTGGGCACCGACCGGCTCGACCTGGTGGGAATGGCCGTCCACGGGCCGCGCAACGCGGTGGACAAGGTCCTCAAAGGGGCGCGGTTGCACCCCTGAGACGCCGCGGCACCCTCGTCGGGCCTGCCGTGGCAGGTCCGACGAGGGGTTCTGGCCTTACGGGATCGCCGTGATGCGGTCCGCCGGCGGCGGCGCCACTCCCGGGTGCGCGCGGAGGTAGGCGACGAGCGCGTCGAGGTCCACCGGGCCTCCCGTGATGCCGGTTCCCCCGGTGAACTCGGTGAACCCGTCGCCGCCGCCTGCCAGGAAGTTGTTCACCGCGACCCGGTAGGGCGCGTTCGGGTCGACCGGCTGACCGGCGATGGTGATGCCGGAGACCTTCGAACCGACCGGCGCGGATGCCGAGTAGGTGTAGCGCAACGTGGCCGAGACCTGCAGGACGCGCGTCGCGCCCGGCTGCCACTGCTGTTCGAGAACGGCCTTCAGCTGCGCGCCGGTCAACGTCATCGTCTGCATGACGTTGCCGAAGGGCTGCACCGCGTACGCCTCGCCGTAGGTCACCACCCCGTCGCCCTCACCGGCGGGGGAAGAGGCGTGCACGAGGTCGGTCCTGATCCCGCCCGGGTTGGTGATGGCGACCTGCGCACCGCCCGCGGCGGTCGCCTCCAGCTGCGCATCGGCGATCACGTCGCCGAGCGGGGACTCACCGGAGGGCGCGGCCTGGCGCACGAGGTCCGCCGCGATCGTGCCGACCGTGCGGTTGGCGATCGGCCCCGCCTTCGCCGCGGCCTCGTCGATCAGCCGCTGCGCGACGGGATCGGGCGGCACGTCCCGGGTGACGACCTCGTTGCGCGCCCGGGTCCGCGCACGCACCACGTCCTGGCTCTTCTTGTCGATCGTCAGGTCGGCCACCGACAGCAGCCGGCCGAACGAGGCGCCCTGCAGCAGGGTCCGCGGGTTGCCCGCGGGGTCGTTCACCACGCAGTTGTACTGCTGGTGGCTGTGCCCGGTGAAGATCACGTCAACCTTCGGCGAGGCGTGCGCGGCGATCTCCGATGCCGGGCCCGGTGTCACGCGGCAGTCGTCGGGGCCGCCGCCCTCGGTGTTGTCGCCCTGGTGCAGCAGTACGGCCTGGACCTTCACCCCGAAGCGGTCCAGCAGGTCGGCGGTGCGGTCGATCGCCTCGACCTCGTCGCCGAACTCGAGCCCCTCGACCGCCTCCGGCGTGACCATCGCGGGCAGGTCCTCCAGGGTCGCCCCGATGATCCCGACCGGCGTGCCGCCGACCCGCTCGATGCTGAACGGCAGCAGGGCGGGCCTACCGTCGTCGAACGTGACGTTCGCGCCCAGGTAGGGGAAATCCGCCCCGTCGTAGGAGTCGCGGAACTGGCACCCGTCGGCCGGGTGGCAACCCCCGGACTGGATGCGCCGCAGCTCGGCGTAGCCCTCGTCGAACTCGTGGTTGCCCGCGACGGACGCGCGGACCCCGAGCTCGTTGAGCAGGCCGATGGTCGGCTCGTCGTGGAACAGCGCCGACTTCACCGGCGACGCGCCCACGTTGTCCCCCACCGAGAGCACCACCGAGTTCGGGGCCTCGTCGCGCAGCCGGCCCACGTGCGTCGCGAGGTAGGCGGCACCTCC of Saccharopolyspora erythraea contains these proteins:
- a CDS encoding AbgT family transporter, with product MLRALEVVDRVGNKLPHPFWLFVILGGLVVLASWPLAALGVSAVSPADGERIAVRSLVSGEGVRMMLGDLIDNFVNFPPLGLIVVVMLGVAVADKTGLLPAMMRGALSRVPPRLVTFAVALTSMFGQVASDAAFVVIIPLAMVAFRAVGRSPVIGAVVGYVSVGGASSIGLVITGSDAVFAGVTTSAAHTIDPGYAVTPVSNYYFSAVSSVVLAISITVITELVVARRVAAMNRAEPELTDVEELPDMTLSAEERTGVRRALVAAAAFLAGVVLAVLPSGSPLRGDGGSIVDSPLMDNVAVVLMLFFLVIGIVYGATVGTVTAPGDVPELMARGLRELVPVLVLFFAASQFLGYFKWTNIGQVIAIGGADLLRSLGASPVLIFIGAILLVSVLNLLLTSGSAMWALVAPVLVPMLMLLDIQPETTQALFRVADAPTNSLTPMSPYFVIALGFIRRYRPSAGVGTLMSLVLPLALVNLCVWTLLFLAWYGLGLPLGPGVPIR
- a CDS encoding Lrp/AsnC ligand binding domain-containing protein, whose translation is MDALDDADLDLIAALQLAPRVPLNVIADVLGSSATTVGRRLQQLQRRRLVRVISTVHWSLITSGNPYVVWIRCEPGRTEQVAAALQAVPEAQSILITTGDADIHCTIYPLAGTDARRLLSRDLPSIPGVASLHSELVLRPVRQGIDWRIGRLTTEQAAALSQHGLPGTGGEPRTVPPLSTTEFEVLRLLFDDGRISAAQVARELGLSRSTAYRVIQSLLDGGAARPRVEVEPAAVGFPVTALCAVKVQPRHIPSALDALSRHPSGRFTVMVAGSSALIHHGVFRGEDDLASFVTDELGALPGVRETAMSIALGVLRRQWIDREEDVLLGERRHDILARRTAGGPAEGTG
- a CDS encoding Fpg/Nei family DNA glycosylase, with protein sequence MPELPDVEGFRRVAAEAGRQRVRDVEVFDPQVVRGPVEQVRGRYLGEARRHGKWLVLPTSSRDGDDPPWLLVHFGMTGMLLRCPPGEDVHAHDRVVLHLTRDVLRYRDMRKLKGMRVVRRSEVDGFLGELGPDAAAVPLRDFRACVGRGRRTLKSALMDQSTVAGLGNLCVDEILWRARLDPKTPTTELDGDRWRSLHRTMRSVLRQAERAGRVPDRPSWLTGHRDDPGERCPRCSGTLRRGQVAGRTTVWCPACQRG
- a CDS encoding phosphodiester glycosidase family protein: MLGKCPGTALATGSLVLLLTSTASGSPAAQAEPEWTSRELAPGVEVRSGVFGAPSGDQRWTVTVRIPGGSGSGGSDPDAPATELGTEADAHALGRELTGAGFAPRVEQVAWPMFADTPRGALGWRVRVGEFGTKDQASAEASRIAAAGHQAAADWTGYDGESAGGPWRVHVAVVDPKRFGGRVQASHGQAVTGRETTSAMSSAANAVVGVNGGFFTMQDEDGIPGEPAGVGVYGGRLQSEATNGRVALRLGRSPKIEQLATAVSVRSGRAQRVVNGINRKPGIIRNCGQPGGVPTERPQHDVTCTNPDELVLLTPQLGGQAPAGEGVEAVLDAQYRVTALRPRGGPVPADGHVLQGIGNGATWLTDHARTGTPLVVDQQVRAGRSAVPLAGNDIVNGGPWLVRDGREYVDAATDGIVHPDDPSFVYGWGVRRQPRTMAGIDEAGRLLLVTVDGRQPDSSAGFTLLEAARFMRSLGAVDAMNLDGGGSTSFVVDGKLANSPSDPTGERAVGDALVVVPGR
- a CDS encoding class I SAM-dependent methyltransferase, which translates into the protein MDHSKVDEFLGRFVTDLAATEAAGSVVIGHRLGLYRALAQAPATPDQFAERTGYDLRYLTEWLRGQAAGGYVGYDPATGEFSLSEEQAFCLADPNGPNLPAAFLVALGMLRAEPRITEAFRTGAGFGWHEHHEDVFVGCDAFYRAGYVAELVASWIPALEGVDAKLTAGARVADLGCGLGSTSVLIAQAYPRTTVVGSDYHAESIELARKQAARAGVTDRVTFEVSTAQSFTGGDFDLVTMFDCLHDMGDPLGAARQVRRALAPDGTWLLVEPNAADDVEDNFNPVGRLYYSGSTFLCVPNALSQPGGYALGAQAGESATRRVAADAGFTRFRRATQTPFNLVYEIRP
- a CDS encoding class I SAM-dependent methyltransferase yields the protein MDDTWAGLADQFADEAYASVKGRVRTYVLHQQLLEHLPPPPAPVLDVGGGAGHQSFPLAQAGYDVTLLDPSSAMLDKARHRLQRLSGEARRRVTLLEADGENAAEAVNGRRFATVLCHGVLGYQEQPEPLVDQLCRCAAPDGVVSIMAGNANAMAVRPALERRWDDALASFDARGEVGVLGVPTRADTVEELSALVRDRGVEPLRWYGVWLFVDWLDFSGAELDPGDSKEVAAAAAVELEAGRRDPYRRLSRVFHLVGRKVPS
- a CDS encoding helix-turn-helix transcriptional regulator, encoding MASQQEISAWRPSVPGVTEVLHAHFTEHVYPMHVHDAWTLLVVDDGAVRYDLDHHERGTPGDTVSLLPPHVPHNGSAATSHGFRKRVLYLDTTLLDESFIGPAVDGPDLTDPVLRARVGQLHTALANRGDELEAESRLALVGQRLREHLRPSASIAGAVPGRGIAQDLRDILDERLLEGTTLAESASLLHAHPAHLVRAFSAAFGIAPHQYVTSRRVDLARRLLLDGRPPGEVATAAGFYDQSHLTRHFKRVLGIAPGQYARTGATLRGNRAG
- a CDS encoding DUF2000 domain-containing protein — encoded protein: MRTTQGTESQAGAGAENAPVRFDTKIAVLLRDDLESWQRLNVTAFAVSGLGTAAPEVIGEPYADADGTAYLPMFRQPVLVFAGTKEVLTTAHGRALSRSLPTAVFTSDLFGTGNDRDNRAAVRAVGTDRLDLVGMAVHGPRNAVDKVLKGARLHP
- a CDS encoding bifunctional metallophosphatase/5'-nucleotidase, with amino-acid sequence MAGAALLATMALPGAPVSAAGGTVDVRLIAFNDLHGNLDPPAGSSGRVTLPDSRTVDAGGAAYLATHVGRLRDEAPNSVVLSVGDNVGASPVKSALFHDEPTIGLLNELGVRASVAGNHEFDEGYAELRRIQSGGCHPADGCQFRDSYDGADFPYLGANVTFDDGRPALLPFSIERVGGTPVGIIGATLEDLPAMVTPEAVEGLEFGDEVEAIDRTADLLDRFGVKVQAVLLHQGDNTEGGGPDDCRVTPGPASEIAAHASPKVDVIFTGHSHQQYNCVVNDPAGNPRTLLQGASFGRLLSVADLTIDKKSQDVVRARTRARNEVVTRDVPPDPVAQRLIDEAAAKAGPIANRTVGTIAADLVRQAAPSGESPLGDVIADAQLEATAAGGAQVAITNPGGIRTDLVHASSPAGEGDGVVTYGEAYAVQPFGNVMQTMTLTGAQLKAVLEQQWQPGATRVLQVSATLRYTYSASAPVGSKVSGITIAGQPVDPNAPYRVAVNNFLAGGGDGFTEFTGGTGITGGPVDLDALVAYLRAHPGVAPPPADRITAIP